One part of the Lotus japonicus ecotype B-129 chromosome 2, LjGifu_v1.2 genome encodes these proteins:
- the LOC130741382 gene encoding protein tesmin/TSO1-like CXC 3: MDMDTPERNRLNTPVSKFEDSPVFNYINNLSPIKTVKSVHITQTFNSLSFSSPPSVFTSPHVSCLKESRFVSRHNQFGTSKPKVSSEDVNKVHSSEEALAIHGDHDSNEPQENADRGISVEDASIELSGEHTKFSVELPQALQYNCGSTSYDPPLRDDEANTLLELPGEAAPEVAYVQQIVSIEHEVHIQEMCQVEENGEGADCDWDSLLPNATDLLLFNSPNQAETFKNLMQKPLRSSMRLGDVMSLLPQSTLSNDQNIHTVDSVVPGAEHEIEANCSETVAINSTEPSQDTLADVDLSTSNPNEKMDDKVVSVTHRGTRRRCLDFEMASVRTKNSDGNSNASSSTTQSEVRIAANEKQLLPIKRDANSQRRMLPGIGLHLNALATFTDYKGIQQSEKFSSSGRQLSLASSSSLQLSASLEHQNLVPVTAERELDPSENGVQPAEDSSQAASEDFNQNSPKKKRRKVEPAGDTEGCKRCNCKKSKCLKLYCECFAAGVYCIEPCSCQDCFNKPIHEDTVLQTRKQIESRNPLAFAPKVIRNSDSVPEIGDDPNKTPASARHKRGCNCKKSNCLKKYCECYQGGVGCSISCRCEGCKNAFGRKDGSAQAEPEEETETSNKGVMEKALQKTEIQNIEEHQDSSVAATPLRLSRPLLPLPFSSKGKPPRSFVTTISGSALFTSQKLGKPNSLWSQANKHFQGVVPEDDEMPDILHGDSSPIACIKSSSPNSKRISSPNCEMRSSPSRRGGRKLILQSIPSFPSLTTHP; the protein is encoded by the exons ATGGACATGGACACGCCGGAGAGGAACCGGCTCAACACTCCGGTATCCAAGTTCGAG GATTCACCTGTATTCAACTATATCAACAATTTATCTCCTATAAAGACTGTTAAATCTGTGCACATCACTCAGACATTCAATTCACTTAGTTTCTCATCTCCTCCATCTGTTTTCACATCACCCCATGTCAGCTGTCTCAAGGAATCTAGATTCGTTAGCAG GCATAACCAATTCGGCACATCAAAACCTAAGGTTTCATCTGAAGATGTAAATAAAGTTCACTCAAGTGAAGAGGCTCTTGCTATTCATGGAGATCATGACTCAAATGAACCACAGGAAAATGCTGATCGAGGGATTTCAGTTGAAGATGCTTCGATTGAGTTATCTGGTGAACACACAAAATTCTCAGTGGAGCTGCCACAAGCCTTACAGTATAATTGTGGTAGTACTAGCTATGATCCTCCACTTCGTGATGATGAGGCTAACACTCTTTTGGAATTGCCTGGGGAGGCAGCACCAGAGGTTGCCTATGTTCAACAAATAGTTTCAATTGAGCATGAGGTGCATATTCAGGAAATGTGTCAGGTCGAGGAGAACGGTGAAGGCGCAGACTGTGATTGGGATAGTTTACTTCCCAATGCTACTGATCTGTTACTTTTTAACTCCCCGAATCAAGCCGAAACTTTTAAGAATCTCATGCAGAAACCCTTGAGATCTTCTATGCGACTTGGTGATGTTATGTCTCTGCTTCCGCAATCTACCCTCAGTAATGATCAGAACATACACACAGTTGATTCAGTTGTTCCCGGTGCTGAACATGAAATTGAAGCTAATTGTTCTGAGACAGTAGCAATCAACAGCACTGAGCCTTCACAGGACACTCTTGCTGATGTTGATTTGTCGACTAGCAATCCAAATGAGAAAATGGATGATAAG GTTGTTTCTGTCACGCACCGTGGTACACGGAGGCGCTGTCTTGACTTTGAGATGGCCAGTGTGCGAACGAAGAACTCAGATGGTAATTCAAACGCCAGTTCTAGTACAACACAGTCTGAAGTGAGGATTGCTGCTAATGAAAAACAACTGCTTCCTATAAAGCGCGATGCGAATTCACAAAGGCGCATGTTGCCTGGAATCGGTTTACACCTGAATGCACTTGCAACCTTTACAGATTACAAAGGCATACAACAAAGTGAAAAGTTTTCTTCTTCTGGAAGACAACTCAGTCTTGCCAGCTCTTCTTCCTTGCAACTCTCTGCAAGCCTGGAACATCAGAATCTGGTACCTGTAACAGCTGAAAGAGAATTGGACCCATCAGAAAATGGGGTTCAGCCTGCTGAAGATAGTTCCCAGGCAGCTAGTGAAGATTTCAATCAGAATAGCCCCAAAAAGAAAAG GCGTAAGGTGGAGCCAGCTGGAGATACTGAGGGCTGCAAACGTTGCAATTGCAAGAAGTCAAAGTGTTTGAAGCT ATATTGTGAGTGCTTTGCTGCTGGAGTCTACTGCATAGAACCCTGCTCCTGTCAGGATTGCTTCAACAAACCTATTCATGAAGATACTGTTCTTCAAACTCGCAAGCAGATTGAATCTCGCAACCCGCTTGCATTTGCTCCTAAAGTCATCAGAAATTCTGATTCTGTTCCTGAAATTGGG GATGACCCAAATAAAACTCCAGCTTCAGCACGCcacaaaaggggatgcaactgCAAGAAATCAAACTGCCTAAAGAAATATTGTGAATGTTATCAG GGTGGTGTTGGTTGCTCCATTAGCTGCAGATGTGAAGGGTGCAAGAACGCATTTGGTAGAAAGGATG gttcTGCTCAAgctgaaccagaagaagaaacagaaacAAGTAACAAAGGAGTGATGGAAAAAGCCTTGCAGAAAACTGAAATTCAGAATATCGAAGAACATCAAGATTCTTCTGTTGCCGCAACACCATTACGGCTTTCCAG GCCATTGCTTCCATTGCCCTTCTCATCAAAGGGAAAGCCACCGAGATCTTTTGTCACAACCATCTCTGGCTCTGCATTGTTCACCAGCCAAAAGCTTGGGAAGCCAAATTCTCTTTGGTCTCAAGCTAATAAGCATTTTCAAGGTGTTGTTCCAGAAGATGATGAAATGCCAGATATTCTCCATGGTGATAGCTCTCCTATCGCGTGCATCAAAAGTTCTTCTCCGAATAGCAAGAGGATATCCTCACCTAACTGTGAGATGAGATCATCACCAAGTCGCAGAGGTGGCAGGAAGTTGATTTTACAATCTATTCCTTCATTTCCTTCTCTCACAACACACCCTTAG